A portion of the Moraxella ovis genome contains these proteins:
- the xseB gene encoding exodeoxyribonuclease VII small subunit: MAKKPTFKDAYQTLKTNAEQLEKTDDLDIDNLVNTVEESIKAYKICQERILAVEKALAEAFDDESEK, from the coding sequence ATGGCAAAAAAACCAACCTTTAAAGATGCTTACCAAACCCTAAAAACCAACGCTGAGCAATTAGAAAAAACAGACGATCTGGATATTGACAATCTAGTCAACACTGTCGAAGAATCCATCAAAGCCTATAAAATTTGCCAAGAGCGCATCCTTGCGGTCGAAAAAGCATTGGCAGAAGCGTTCGATGATGAATCAGAAAAATAA
- the lipB gene encoding lipoyl(octanoyl) transferase LipB — protein sequence MNTSAISLGLPSFSTQELQSDTLTISTHPDAEYNTTHDAMLERTLARINAKKNGSQTADELWIVEHQDVYTLGQAGKEEHILYKTDTPIIKTDRGGQVTWHGTGQLVVYWLWDLHALGMGVRDLVSHAEQAIEDVVNEYLPDELIARARRDAPGVYIYNQTNDMLGKIASLGFKIKQGHSYHGIAINLTNDLSAFNAINPCGYAGMSMVKLASFGKFDANDTPEFMREFIKNIQKRHKGAIALRAI from the coding sequence ATGAATACCTCAGCCATCTCTTTGGGCTTGCCTAGCTTTAGCACCCAAGAATTACAATCTGATACTCTAACCATCTCTACCCATCCAGATGCCGAATACAATACCACGCACGACGCCATGCTAGAACGCACCCTAGCTCGCATCAATGCCAAAAAAAATGGCAGTCAGACCGCTGATGAATTGTGGATCGTTGAACATCAAGACGTGTATACGCTAGGTCAAGCAGGCAAAGAAGAACACATCCTATATAAGACTGACACACCCATCATCAAGACCGACCGAGGCGGACAAGTCACTTGGCACGGCACAGGTCAGCTTGTGGTATATTGGCTGTGGGATTTGCACGCGCTTGGCATGGGCGTGCGAGATTTGGTCAGTCATGCCGAGCAAGCGATCGAAGACGTGGTAAACGAATACCTACCTGATGAGCTCATCGCACGCGCCCGCCGTGATGCGCCTGGGGTCTACATCTATAACCAGACCAATGACATGCTTGGTAAAATCGCCTCACTGGGCTTTAAAATCAAGCAAGGTCACAGCTATCACGGCATTGCAATTAATCTGACCAATGACTTATCAGCTTTTAATGCCATCAACCCTTGCGGTTATGCTGGCATGAGCATGGTGAAATTGGCAAGCTTTGGCAAATTTGATGCTAATGACACGCCAGAATTTATGCGCGAATTCATCAAAAATATTCAAAAGCGGCATAAAGGAGCAATTGCACTTCGCGCCATTTGA
- the proB gene encoding glutamate 5-kinase — translation MDNSPKRIVVKIGSSLLTNNGRGLDRTAIYEWARQIAMLHARGIEVVLVSSGAIAEGVVRMNLPERPKKLPALQACASIGQMGLIETWWQALIQKGVQSSQILLTHDDLAHRSRYLNISQTINQLVDWRVVPVINENDTVSYGEIKFGDNDTLGAMSATMVGADLYIILTDQDGVFTDNPRTNPNAKLIISERAMADYLFDVAGDGGKWGSGGMLTKIRAGRLAAMANCPTIIANGKVENIITRLADGEAIGTRLTTDHADRLIAKKQWLATHIRMAGSLVVDEGAADAITKQGKSLLPVGVMEVQGDFDAGDVVEIVNQQKVRLAVGQAAFNSEQAKKITQKHTDEVLQILKLNDNDKIIMVHRDDMAVL, via the coding sequence ATGGATAATTCGCCAAAACGTATCGTGGTAAAAATCGGCTCATCGCTTTTGACCAACAACGGTCGGGGGCTTGACCGCACCGCCATTTATGAATGGGCAAGACAAATCGCCATGTTGCACGCTCGTGGGATTGAAGTGGTATTAGTGTCGAGTGGGGCGATTGCCGAAGGGGTGGTTCGTATGAACTTGCCCGAACGCCCAAAAAAGCTCCCTGCTTTGCAAGCCTGTGCGTCCATTGGACAAATGGGGCTGATTGAGACATGGTGGCAAGCATTAATCCAAAAAGGCGTGCAGTCATCACAAATTCTACTTACTCATGACGATCTAGCCCACCGCTCACGCTATCTTAACATCAGCCAGACCATTAATCAGCTGGTAGATTGGCGTGTCGTACCTGTGATTAACGAAAATGACACCGTCAGCTATGGCGAGATAAAATTTGGCGATAATGACACGCTTGGAGCGATGAGCGCGACCATGGTGGGTGCTGATTTGTACATCATCCTAACCGACCAAGACGGTGTATTTACCGACAACCCACGCACCAATCCCAATGCCAAGCTCATCATCAGCGAGCGAGCCATGGCGGATTATCTGTTCGATGTGGCGGGTGATGGCGGTAAATGGGGATCGGGTGGTATGCTCACCAAAATCCGTGCAGGGCGCTTGGCGGCAATGGCGAACTGCCCGACCATCATTGCTAATGGTAAAGTTGAGAACATCATTACTCGTCTGGCGGATGGCGAGGCGATAGGCACACGATTGACAACTGACCATGCTGACCGCTTGATCGCCAAAAAGCAATGGCTGGCGACACACATTCGCATGGCAGGCTCGCTCGTCGTTGATGAAGGTGCCGCCGACGCCATCACCAAGCAAGGTAAATCATTACTCCCTGTCGGTGTGATGGAGGTTCAGGGCGACTTTGATGCAGGCGATGTGGTGGAGATTGTCAATCAGCAAAAAGTGCGTTTGGCGGTGGGGCAAGCGGCTTTTAACAGTGAGCAAGCCAAAAAAATCACCCAAAAACACACCGATGAAGTCCTACAAATTTTAAAATTAAACGACAACGACAAAATCATCATGGTGCACCGTGATGACATGGCAGTTCTGTAA
- the cgtA gene encoding Obg family GTPase CgtA, with the protein MRFIDEAVISVKAGDGGNGIVSFRREKFVPKGGPDGGDGGKGGDVYVIADDNTNTLVDFRYTRKFEAKRGENGRSKNCSGKGADDVYLKVPVGTTIIDTDLDVVIGDLTEVGQVVLVAKGGDGGFGNTRFKTSTNQAPRKAIPGFPGEAKNLKLELKVVADVGLIGLPNAGKSTFIRQVSSARPKVADYPFTTLVPNLGVVDVGTHQSFVMADIPGLIEGASDGAGLGIRFLKHVARTRRLLHIVDVKPIDESNPVDNARIILNELEKFSAELSKLPQILVLNKIDQLEDDEIDEVCNSIIKELDWQGEVFRTSTISGQGVDEIKYHLMNEIEEEQEREADDEEFAKERAERFARLEEEVRHNTEIQKEAYRARRKAEREGLSDDDDDDWNDDDYDVAVEYAPY; encoded by the coding sequence ATGCGTTTTATTGATGAAGCTGTAATCAGCGTAAAAGCAGGCGATGGCGGTAATGGTATCGTGAGCTTTCGCCGTGAAAAATTCGTCCCAAAAGGCGGGCCAGACGGCGGAGACGGTGGCAAGGGTGGCGATGTTTATGTGATTGCCGATGACAACACCAACACGCTCGTGGACTTTCGCTATACCCGTAAATTTGAAGCCAAACGAGGCGAAAACGGTCGCTCAAAAAACTGTTCGGGCAAGGGGGCGGACGATGTCTATCTAAAAGTGCCTGTGGGAACGACCATTATTGATACCGACCTTGATGTGGTGATTGGCGATTTGACCGAAGTGGGGCAAGTCGTGCTGGTTGCCAAAGGCGGAGACGGTGGGTTTGGTAATACCCGCTTTAAGACTTCTACAAATCAAGCTCCCCGTAAGGCTATCCCCGGCTTCCCCGGCGAAGCCAAAAATTTAAAATTGGAGCTAAAAGTCGTGGCGGACGTGGGGCTGATTGGCTTGCCAAATGCAGGTAAATCCACCTTTATCCGTCAAGTGTCATCCGCTCGCCCAAAGGTGGCGGATTATCCTTTTACCACCCTTGTGCCGAACCTAGGTGTGGTGGACGTGGGGACGCACCAATCCTTTGTTATGGCGGACATTCCGGGTTTGATTGAAGGGGCGTCAGACGGGGCAGGGCTTGGCATTCGCTTTTTAAAGCACGTTGCCCGTACTCGCAGATTACTTCATATCGTGGACGTAAAACCCATTGATGAGTCAAATCCTGTGGACAATGCACGGATTATCCTAAATGAGCTTGAAAAATTCTCTGCTGAATTGTCCAAATTGCCCCAAATTTTGGTATTAAACAAAATTGACCAATTAGAAGATGATGAGATTGATGAAGTTTGTAATAGTATCATCAAAGAGCTAGACTGGCAAGGCGAGGTATTTCGCACGTCTACCATTAGCGGACAAGGCGTGGATGAGATTAAATATCATCTGATGAACGAAATTGAAGAAGAACAAGAGCGTGAAGCGGACGATGAAGAGTTTGCCAAAGAAAGAGCCGAGCGGTTTGCTCGTCTAGAAGAAGAAGTTCGCCATAACACTGAAATCCAAAAAGAAGCCTACCGTGCCCGCCGTAAAGCCGAGCGTGAAGGGCTATCGGACGATGACGATGATGATTGGAATGATGATGACTACGATGTGGCAGTGGAATACGCTCCGTACTGA
- the pncB gene encoding nicotinate phosphoribosyltransferase — protein MKSTEPIITSLLDNDLYKFTMLQAMLHQFPQTHGVYRFRCRNNEDTAYPLSQIKDDLEAQLDLLCQLSFSQDELDYLRGLRFIKSDFVDYLELFKLKRRFIKVSIDDENRLNIDIEGPMIQAMFFEIFVLCIVNQLYYERLNDPNALAQGQKLLDEKVQTLKHFEMLQQSDLRNPPFIVADFGTRRRYSKDWHYHVVRTLSKESPSIFRGTSNVYLAKELGITPIGTMAHEFMQAFQALDVRLRDSQKAALEAWVREYRGDLGIALTDVVGMDAFLEDFDLYFAKLFDGLRHDSGDPYEWGDKAIAHYEMLKIDPKTKSLTFSDGLTLQKAWDLHQYFKERIKTGFGIGTNLTNDMGLNQLNIVLKLVECNGQPVAKLSDSPGKTMIQDDTYLAYLRQVFGVKE, from the coding sequence ATGAAAAGCACCGAGCCGATCATTACTTCATTGTTGGATAATGACCTTTATAAATTCACCATGCTCCAAGCGATGCTGCATCAATTCCCGCAGACGCACGGCGTGTATCGTTTTCGCTGCCGCAATAACGAAGATACGGCTTATCCTTTGAGTCAGATTAAGGATGATCTGGAGGCTCAGCTTGACCTATTGTGTCAGCTTTCATTTAGTCAAGATGAGCTTGATTATCTGCGTGGGTTGAGATTTATCAAGTCTGATTTTGTGGATTATTTGGAGCTGTTTAAACTTAAACGCCGCTTTATCAAAGTGTCAATCGATGATGAAAATCGTCTGAACATCGACATTGAAGGTCCGATGATTCAGGCGATGTTTTTTGAGATTTTTGTACTTTGTATCGTCAATCAGCTGTATTATGAGCGTTTGAACGATCCTAATGCGCTAGCGCAAGGTCAGAAGCTGTTGGATGAAAAGGTGCAAACCTTAAAGCATTTTGAGATGCTTCAACAATCTGACCTTCGGAATCCGCCGTTCATCGTGGCAGACTTCGGCACGCGTCGCCGCTATTCCAAAGACTGGCATTACCATGTTGTGCGTACGCTGTCTAAGGAATCTCCGTCGATCTTTCGCGGCACATCTAACGTGTATCTTGCTAAGGAGCTTGGCATTACTCCGATTGGCACGATGGCGCATGAGTTCATGCAGGCGTTTCAGGCGCTGGATGTGCGTCTGCGCGACAGCCAAAAAGCCGCGCTGGAGGCGTGGGTGCGTGAATATCGTGGGGATTTGGGCATTGCCTTGACCGATGTGGTGGGGATGGATGCGTTTTTGGAAGATTTTGATTTGTATTTTGCCAAGCTGTTCGATGGTCTGCGTCATGATTCGGGCGACCCTTATGAATGGGGTGACAAGGCAATCGCGCATTATGAGATGCTAAAAATTGACCCAAAAACCAAAAGCTTGACTTTTAGTGATGGCTTAACGCTTCAGAAGGCTTGGGATCTACATCAGTATTTCAAAGAGCGCATTAAGACAGGCTTTGGTATCGGCACGAATCTAACCAATGATATGGGTTTAAATCAGTTAAACATCGTCCTAAAATTGGTGGAATGTAATGGTCAGCCTGTTGCTAAGCTCTCTGACAGCCCGGGTAAGACGATGATTCAAGACGATACTTATCTGGCCTACCTAAGACAGGTATTTGGTGTTAAAGAATAA
- a CDS encoding YoaK family protein, whose product MIDKLPTWVRCGAVVLAFCAGVLNTTALMGFTHVSASHVTGNVSSLSVTILAGDWANMKLFLISIASFWMGSVLSGVIIGGSEFNIHRNYGYAMYLEVALLVASLLLYMNDSYFGQMMIAMACGLQNSMVATYHGTVVRTTHLTGTTSDLGSIVGNWLVGRRVKLSRALLLSALWWSFFIGGFVAVMMYRAFGYLSMLLPIIIVLFAAISYQRMEVWFRSSERLIRLQVIKNKRKKRTKSL is encoded by the coding sequence ATGATTGATAAACTTCCGACATGGGTGCGGTGCGGTGCGGTGGTGCTTGCTTTTTGTGCTGGCGTGCTGAACACCACAGCCCTCATGGGTTTTACACACGTCTCAGCCTCGCATGTGACTGGCAACGTCAGCTCGCTGTCAGTGACGATATTGGCAGGCGACTGGGCGAACATGAAGCTGTTTTTGATATCTATTGCGTCTTTTTGGATGGGGTCGGTATTAAGCGGTGTGATTATTGGCGGCAGTGAGTTTAATATTCATCGCAACTATGGCTATGCGATGTATCTGGAAGTGGCGCTACTTGTGGCAAGTCTGCTACTGTATATGAATGATAGCTATTTTGGCCAGATGATGATTGCGATGGCATGCGGCCTACAAAACTCCATGGTGGCAACCTATCACGGCACAGTGGTGCGGACGACACACTTGACGGGTACGACATCTGACTTAGGTTCCATCGTGGGTAATTGGCTTGTTGGTCGCCGAGTTAAACTATCACGCGCTTTATTGTTAAGTGCGCTGTGGTGGAGCTTCTTTATTGGTGGCTTCGTGGCGGTGATGATGTACCGAGCCTTTGGTTACTTATCCATGCTGCTGCCCATCATCATTGTCTTGTTCGCAGCGATCAGTTATCAACGCATGGAAGTGTGGTTTAGAAGTTCCGAGCGTCTCATTCGATTACAAGTCATTAAAAACAAAAGAAAAAAACGCACCAAATCCCTATAA
- a CDS encoding enoyl-ACP reductase FabI produces the protein MLLKGQRFVVTGIASKLSIAWAIAESLHREGAELILTYPNDKIKKRVDMAAEAFGATAVIECDVGSDASIEACFNEINQLWGQGEDRGVNGIVHAIGFAPADQLDGDFTNATTREGSSIAHDISSYSFVALAKAGRELLAARQGSLLTLTYEGSISVLPNYNVMGMAKASLEASVRYLASSLGGEGIRVNAISAGPIRTLAASGIKSFRRMLDVSEKIAPLQRNVSQEEVGNAALFLLSPWASGVTGEILFVDAGFNTVAISEQIMAMAGDDE, from the coding sequence ATGTTGTTAAAAGGCCAGCGTTTTGTGGTAACGGGCATCGCCAGTAAGCTTTCTATCGCTTGGGCGATCGCTGAGAGTTTGCATCGTGAAGGTGCTGAGCTGATCTTGACCTACCCAAATGACAAAATCAAAAAACGTGTTGACATGGCGGCAGAAGCCTTCGGTGCAACTGCGGTAATCGAGTGTGACGTAGGTTCTGATGCATCTATCGAAGCATGTTTTAATGAAATTAATCAGCTTTGGGGTCAGGGTGAAGATAGGGGTGTAAACGGCATCGTGCATGCGATTGGTTTTGCTCCTGCTGATCAGCTGGATGGTGATTTTACCAATGCTACCACGCGTGAAGGCTCTAGCATTGCGCACGACATCTCAAGCTATAGCTTTGTGGCACTTGCCAAAGCGGGTCGTGAACTACTGGCTGCACGCCAAGGTTCGCTACTAACCCTAACTTATGAAGGTAGTATCTCTGTACTACCAAACTATAATGTCATGGGCATGGCGAAGGCAAGTTTGGAGGCGTCTGTGCGCTATCTAGCAAGCTCGTTGGGTGGTGAGGGCATCCGTGTGAACGCCATCAGTGCAGGTCCGATTCGCACATTGGCAGCCAGCGGTATCAAATCATTCCGTCGCATGCTAGACGTAAGCGAAAAAATCGCTCCGTTACAACGCAACGTCAGCCAAGAAGAAGTGGGTAATGCCGCACTATTCTTATTGTCTCCTTGGGCGAGCGGTGTGACAGGTGAGATTTTATTCGTGGATGCGGGCTTTAATACCGTCGCCATCAGCGAACAAATCATGGCAATGGCAGGAGATGACGAATAA
- a CDS encoding inorganic diphosphatase → MADFNQILDAGDVDGGVINVVVEIPAGSNHKIEWNRELACFELDRVEPIAFAKPCNYGFIPQTLDEDGDELDALIFTEQPLPTGIFLKAKVLGVMKFVDDGEVDDKVIVVPADDRNNGNAYNSIEDLPAQFIKQLEFHFNHYKDLKKAGTTKVEGFFDAAEAKKVIVESQKRWTEK, encoded by the coding sequence ATGGCAGACTTTAACCAAATTCTAGACGCAGGCGATGTTGATGGCGGCGTTATCAACGTGGTCGTTGAGATTCCAGCAGGCTCTAACCACAAAATCGAATGGAACCGAGAATTGGCTTGCTTTGAGCTTGACCGTGTTGAACCGATTGCATTTGCCAAGCCTTGCAACTACGGCTTCATTCCACAAACCCTAGATGAAGATGGCGATGAGCTAGATGCGCTAATCTTCACCGAACAACCTCTGCCAACGGGAATCTTCCTAAAAGCCAAAGTGCTTGGCGTGATGAAGTTCGTTGATGATGGCGAAGTGGACGATAAAGTCATCGTCGTACCAGCTGATGATCGCAACAATGGCAATGCTTATAACAGCATCGAAGACCTACCTGCGCAATTCATCAAACAGCTAGAATTCCACTTCAATCACTACAAAGACCTTAAAAAAGCTGGCACCACCAAAGTTGAAGGATTCTTCGATGCTGCCGAAGCCAAGAAAGTCATCGTTGAAAGTCAAAAACGCTGGACTGAAAAATAA
- the hemE gene encoding uroporphyrinogen decarboxylase: protein MTQNFPVLKNDRLLRALRFEPVDTTPVWMMRQAGRYLPEYKATRAEAGDFLSLCKDTARATEVTLQPLRRFELDAAILFSDILTVPDALDLGLYFETGEGPKFQRTVRTESEIANLPKLNMSDLSYVTDAVTSIRHALGGQVPLFGFSGSPWTLATYMIEGGSSREYRHAKEMMYARPELLHALLAKITEAVTEYLDAQIVAGANLVQIFDSWGGALGHRQFAEFSHAYNRQIIASLKAKHPDVPVVMFTKGGGLWVDTQADSQADALGFDWTMPLDKARAALGRDKAIQGNLDPATLYGMPDNIRQAVKQMLGDVYGGGIHTGYVANFGHGITQWANPDHAKIFVDAVHEFKLG, encoded by the coding sequence ATGACTCAAAATTTCCCAGTATTAAAGAATGACCGTCTACTGCGCGCCTTGCGTTTTGAGCCTGTGGATACGACGCCTGTGTGGATGATGCGACAAGCGGGGCGTTATTTACCAGAATATAAAGCGACCCGCGCCGAGGCTGGTGATTTTTTGAGCCTGTGTAAAGATACGGCTCGCGCTACTGAAGTTACCCTGCAGCCGCTACGCCGTTTTGAGCTTGATGCGGCGATTTTGTTCAGTGACATTCTGACGGTGCCTGATGCCTTGGATTTGGGATTGTATTTTGAGACAGGCGAGGGTCCAAAATTTCAAAGAACCGTCCGCACAGAATCAGAGATTGCTAATCTGCCCAAGCTCAACATGAGCGACCTGTCTTATGTGACCGATGCGGTAACGAGCATCCGCCATGCGCTGGGCGGTCAGGTGCCACTGTTTGGGTTTAGTGGCAGTCCGTGGACGCTGGCGACTTATATGATTGAAGGTGGTTCAAGTCGTGAGTATCGCCACGCCAAAGAGATGATGTACGCGCGTCCTGAGCTGCTGCATGCGCTGCTTGCCAAAATTACTGAAGCGGTGACAGAATATCTGGATGCCCAGATTGTCGCAGGTGCGAACCTTGTGCAGATTTTTGACAGTTGGGGTGGAGCATTGGGTCATCGCCAGTTCGCTGAATTTAGCCATGCCTATAACCGTCAAATCATCGCTAGTCTTAAAGCTAAACATCCTGATGTACCCGTGGTGATGTTCACCAAAGGTGGCGGTCTATGGGTGGATACTCAAGCTGACAGTCAGGCAGATGCGCTGGGCTTTGATTGGACAATGCCACTAGATAAAGCCCGAGCGGCATTGGGTAGGGATAAAGCAATTCAGGGCAACCTAGATCCCGCCACCCTATACGGCATGCCTGACAATATCCGCCAAGCTGTCAAGCAAATGCTAGGCGATGTCTATGGCGGAGGTATCCACACCGGTTATGTGGCGAACTTTGGACATGGCATCACGCAGTGGGCGAATCCTGATCATGCCAAGATCTTCGTTGATGCGGTGCATGAATTTAAATTGGGATAA